A genome region from [Limnothrix rosea] IAM M-220 includes the following:
- a CDS encoding DUF4327 family protein, with the protein MNIATMPQTINQGKHFSIEMLKDEVRQLVEMGKIDCRQPIYVLCQFIPAREWVCVERELERNGFLLRDHIADLNPAQCWSDD; encoded by the coding sequence ATGAATATTGCTACGATGCCTCAAACAATTAACCAGGGAAAACATTTCTCCATTGAGATGCTAAAGGATGAAGTTCGTCAGTTGGTGGAGATGGGCAAAATTGACTGTCGCCAACCGATTTACGTACTCTGTCAATTTATCCCTGCACGCGAGTGGGTTTGTGTAGAACGCGAGCTAGAGCGTAACGGTTTTTTATTAAGAGACCACATTGCAGATTTAAATCCAGCCCAGTGTTGGAGTGATGACTAA
- a CDS encoding glycoside hydrolase family 3 N-terminal domain-containing protein, whose protein sequence is MGALPAIDSLSLRQLIGQLIVVRSSGCLLDGDRLYPQWEADQNTLQTWVKDWSVGGVILLGGSAAEVSLKTKQLQDWADIPLLIAADIEEGVGQRFAGTSWFPPPMALAEIYRKDRRRAIALAEQMGEITAKESLSIGINWILAPVMDVNNNPENPVINIRAFGETPEEVAALGTAFIRGVKKYPVLTSAKHFPGHGDTAMDSHVALPIIPHELERLEKIELPPFQEAIAAGVDSVMTAHLMIPTLDKKYPATLSPEILTNLLQQKLAFDGLIVTDALMMGGVTKFAEPAEVAVLALEAGADILLMPPDVRGAIAAIEKAIQSGRLTLDRLKQSVTRIWAAKQKLTSQSISSYPEAIAEQQTQKIITEILEYSSRHNNISQPLPTHTASPAQNLIIVDSILKSDFLKPNCPAIAIPQSHGFMPKIIELSHWQDYNLAATLTIVQIFTRGNPFTGKLAQPLKLLRKINKKVDIQAILSYGTPYFFPDIVQTFAGHIPCLFAYAQMAIAQDYLCSQLWNPDQANLSADTEFI, encoded by the coding sequence ATGGGTGCGCTACCTGCTATTGATTCCCTCTCGTTACGACAACTAATTGGACAGTTGATTGTTGTGCGCTCGTCTGGTTGTTTGCTGGATGGCGATCGCCTCTATCCCCAGTGGGAAGCGGATCAAAATACACTCCAAACATGGGTCAAGGATTGGTCTGTGGGTGGGGTGATTTTATTGGGGGGAAGCGCGGCAGAAGTTTCCCTCAAAACAAAGCAGCTACAAGATTGGGCTGATATTCCTCTCCTCATTGCTGCCGATATAGAAGAAGGAGTCGGGCAACGGTTCGCGGGGACAAGTTGGTTTCCACCACCCATGGCCTTGGCTGAAATTTATCGCAAGGATCGACGACGGGCGATCGCCCTCGCTGAGCAAATGGGAGAGATTACTGCGAAAGAGTCGTTAAGTATTGGGATTAACTGGATACTCGCGCCCGTGATGGATGTGAATAATAATCCTGAGAATCCTGTCATTAATATCCGTGCTTTTGGAGAAACACCGGAAGAGGTTGCGGCACTGGGCACAGCCTTTATTCGAGGCGTTAAAAAATATCCGGTGCTGACCTCCGCCAAACATTTTCCCGGCCATGGTGATACGGCAATGGATTCCCACGTGGCGTTGCCCATAATTCCCCATGAACTAGAACGCTTAGAAAAGATTGAGTTACCACCTTTCCAAGAGGCGATCGCCGCCGGAGTCGATTCAGTGATGACAGCCCACTTGATGATTCCGACTTTAGATAAAAAATATCCCGCTACCCTTTCTCCCGAAATTTTGACTAATCTGTTACAGCAAAAATTAGCCTTTGACGGATTGATTGTGACCGACGCGTTGATGATGGGGGGGGTTACTAAATTTGCTGAGCCTGCGGAAGTCGCAGTGCTTGCCTTGGAAGCCGGAGCCGATATTTTGCTGATGCCTCCCGATGTCCGTGGGGCGATCGCCGCCATTGAAAAAGCCATCCAGTCTGGTCGTTTAACCCTTGATCGTCTCAAACAATCTGTCACGCGCATTTGGGCTGCAAAACAAAAGCTGACCTCGCAAAGTATTTCTTCCTATCCCGAGGCGATCGCCGAACAACAAACGCAAAAAATCATTACAGAAATTCTTGAATACTCCAGTCGGCATAATAATATTTCCCAGCCTTTACCCACCCACACCGCATCCCCAGCGCAAAACCTGATTATTGTTGACTCGATCCTAAAAAGTGATTTCCTCAAGCCCAACTGTCCGGCGATCGCCATTCCCCAGTCCCATGGCTTTATGCCCAAGATTATTGAATTAAGCCATTGGCAAGACTATAACCTCGCCGCTACATTAACAATTGTGCAAATTTTTACGCGAGGCAATCCCTTTACTGGCAAGTTAGCCCAGCCCCTAAAACTGCTCCGAAAAATAAATAAAAAAGTCGATATTCAGGCTATCCTTAGCTACGGAACACCCTATTTTTTCCCAGACATAGTCCAGACATTTGCAGGCCATATTCCCTGCCTTTTTGCCTACGCTCAAATGGCGATCGCCCAAGACTATCTCTGTTCCCAACTCTGGAATCCAGACCAAGCAAACCTTTCAGCAGATACCGAGTTCATCTAA
- the rbfA gene encoding 30S ribosome-binding factor RbfA, whose translation MANNRRVSKVSSLIKREISMMLVQDIKDDRVGAGMVSITDVEVSGDLQHAKVFVSIYGSEEARAETMEGLKASQGFVRRTLGQRVRLRRSPEILFIEDRSLEEGDRMINLINQLEIKEPEELESEEAV comes from the coding sequence ATGGCTAATAATCGACGGGTATCTAAGGTTTCTTCGCTCATTAAGCGGGAAATTAGCATGATGCTGGTGCAGGATATTAAGGATGACCGCGTCGGGGCGGGCATGGTCAGCATTACGGATGTGGAGGTGTCGGGTGATTTGCAGCACGCAAAGGTTTTTGTCAGTATCTATGGTTCTGAAGAGGCGCGTGCTGAAACGATGGAGGGCTTAAAAGCCAGTCAGGGGTTTGTTCGCCGTACCTTAGGGCAACGGGTACGGTTACGCCGATCGCCGGAAATTTTATTTATTGAGGATCGTTCCCTAGAAGAGGGCGATCGCATGATCAATTTGATTAATCAGCTGGAGATTAAAGAACCGGAAGAGCTGGAATCCGAGGAAGCGGTTTAA
- a CDS encoding cold shock domain-containing protein produces the protein MSNKRYQGKIVRWKDDRGFGFIQTNGIKKDIFLHISALQGASHRPKAGDIIYFDLKRESDGKYKAVNASFTPMAPVRQKKNFHKQPQQRNLKSTTSSRTSYQRSRQPFSRSNSKTPQLLNAVIIGLLLAGVVIGVPKFLESQSRQTAISNQSSAPIRPEQSRDNANSQPTQTCNIKGNISYPDGKKFYHKPGYQDYAKVEIFENEGERWFCSEEEAIRAGWQDAANQ, from the coding sequence ATGAGCAATAAGCGTTATCAAGGCAAGATAGTTCGATGGAAAGATGATCGCGGGTTTGGATTTATCCAAACTAATGGCATCAAAAAAGATATTTTTCTCCATATCAGTGCTCTTCAAGGAGCATCGCACCGCCCAAAAGCTGGTGACATTATTTACTTCGACCTAAAAAGAGAATCGGACGGTAAATACAAAGCTGTTAACGCAAGCTTTACCCCAATGGCTCCTGTTCGACAGAAAAAAAATTTTCACAAACAACCTCAACAACGCAATTTAAAATCAACTACTTCAAGCCGCACCTCATATCAACGCTCTAGGCAGCCATTTTCTCGCTCTAACTCCAAAACACCGCAGCTTCTTAATGCAGTAATAATCGGCTTACTTCTAGCAGGAGTCGTCATCGGTGTTCCAAAATTTTTAGAATCTCAGTCGAGACAAACTGCCATTTCTAATCAAAGCTCAGCACCAATTCGTCCAGAACAAAGTCGCGACAACGCAAATTCTCAACCAACTCAAACTTGTAACATTAAAGGCAACATTTCCTATCCCGACGGCAAGAAGTTTTATCATAAACCGGGTTATCAAGACTATGCGAAAGTCGAAATCTTTGAAAATGAAGGCGAAAGATGGTTTTGTAGCGAAGAAGAAGCGATTCGCGCCGGCTGGCAAGATGCTGCCAATCAATAA
- a CDS encoding ion transporter, producing MTSQTSWRLTIGHYLDDFESPIGRGINIFLCVLIFISSGIFVAQTYDLPSAISQILSYIDYSILILFAVEYVVRFICSEEPEKFPFRFFSLIDLLAIAPLFLGFLDIRFFRIFRWFRLLRLIRFFRLEISILNVKAKDTIILSRIILTLFTIIFICAGLIYQVEHTVNPDTFKNFLDALYFAVVTMTTVGFGDKTPISSGGKIVTLLMILTGIAVIPWQLGDLVRQFIKSTTQKEVDCTKCGLAFHDQDAKFCKRCGTLLELDT from the coding sequence ATGACAAGTCAAACATCTTGGCGATTAACCATTGGTCATTACCTCGACGACTTTGAGAGTCCTATCGGTCGCGGGATCAATATTTTCCTATGTGTTTTGATCTTCATTTCGTCGGGGATTTTCGTTGCCCAGACCTATGACTTACCGTCAGCTATTTCACAGATACTGTCCTATATCGACTACAGTATTCTGATTTTGTTTGCTGTTGAATATGTCGTTCGTTTTATCTGTTCGGAAGAACCGGAGAAGTTTCCTTTTCGGTTTTTTTCCTTAATCGATTTGTTGGCGATCGCCCCACTATTTTTGGGTTTTTTAGATATTAGATTTTTCCGAATTTTTCGATGGTTTCGGCTGCTTCGACTCATTCGCTTTTTTCGCCTAGAAATCTCTATTTTAAATGTTAAGGCCAAAGATACGATCATTTTAAGTCGGATTATTCTGACGCTGTTTACGATTATTTTTATTTGTGCCGGCTTAATTTACCAAGTTGAACATACGGTTAATCCAGATACTTTTAAAAACTTTCTTGATGCTTTGTACTTCGCCGTTGTCACCATGACGACTGTCGGTTTTGGCGATAAAACCCCCATTTCCTCTGGCGGCAAAATTGTCACGCTACTCATGATTTTGACCGGCATTGCCGTTATTCCGTGGCAATTGGGAGACTTAGTACGGCAATTTATTAAAAGCACAACCCAGAAAGAAGTTGACTGTACAAAATGTGGTCTTGCCTTCCATGACCAAGACGCAAAATTTTGCAAACGATGCGGCACACTTCTTGAGCTAGACACTTGA
- a CDS encoding M16 family metallopeptidase, which yields MVSTAPTQMTHITTLANGIKLIVTENPVADLVAGRIFLPKAGGRWESLQQAGLFHLMAAVLTKGTENYAAVEIAEQIESIGASLGASTSNDYMAMSMKAVTKDFQTILDLAAEIMQKPTFPEREVELERKITLQNIRSQMEQPFNVAYKQLRENMYPAHPYGMSILGTDETVKSFTREDLAAIHAKHFRPDNLIISLSGRITLEQAEAMIDKAFGSWKNPAEPLEAMTIPNLAPTGGMWQKEQDSQQAIVILGYLTGTVADDDFFALKLLSTYLGNGLSSRLFVELREKQGLAYDVSAFFPTRLNQSQFVTYIGTAPKNTAIALKGLHKEAKRLMDNPLSEGELQIAKNKLLGQYALGKQTNAELAQIFGWYESIGLGVGFDQEFKTHIERITPEETYAAAQRHFKNPYISVVGSKDALSLLEDIELS from the coding sequence ATGGTTTCCACAGCCCCGACCCAAATGACCCACATCACGACCTTAGCCAACGGCATCAAGCTGATTGTGACCGAAAATCCTGTGGCGGATCTGGTGGCAGGACGCATCTTTTTACCGAAGGCAGGCGGACGTTGGGAAAGCCTCCAACAGGCAGGTTTATTTCACCTCATGGCGGCGGTATTGACAAAGGGAACTGAAAATTACGCGGCGGTAGAGATTGCAGAACAAATCGAATCTATCGGCGCAAGTCTTGGGGCAAGTACGTCCAATGACTACATGGCGATGAGCATGAAGGCTGTCACCAAAGATTTTCAGACGATTCTGGATTTGGCGGCAGAGATTATGCAAAAACCTACTTTTCCTGAGCGAGAAGTGGAGCTAGAACGAAAAATAACGTTGCAAAATATTCGCTCTCAAATGGAGCAACCCTTTAATGTCGCCTACAAGCAATTGCGAGAAAATATGTATCCGGCGCATCCCTACGGCATGTCAATTTTAGGGACAGACGAAACCGTTAAAAGTTTTACGCGGGAAGATTTAGCAGCGATTCATGCCAAACATTTTCGCCCCGATAATTTGATTATTAGTTTGTCTGGTCGCATCACCCTTGAGCAAGCCGAAGCAATGATAGATAAGGCTTTTGGTAGTTGGAAAAATCCGGCAGAACCTCTGGAAGCGATGACCATTCCAAATCTCGCGCCGACGGGCGGAATGTGGCAAAAAGAGCAGGATAGCCAGCAGGCGATCGTTATTTTGGGTTATCTCACAGGTACAGTTGCCGATGATGATTTCTTTGCGCTTAAGCTTCTCAGTACCTACCTTGGTAATGGTTTATCCAGTCGTCTGTTTGTCGAGCTGCGAGAAAAACAGGGGTTAGCCTATGATGTCTCGGCTTTCTTCCCGACCCGCCTGAATCAATCACAATTTGTCACCTATATCGGCACAGCTCCTAAAAATACGGCGATCGCCCTCAAGGGATTACACAAAGAAGCAAAGCGATTAATGGATAACCCTCTGAGTGAAGGTGAATTACAAATCGCCAAAAATAAACTTTTAGGACAATATGCCCTCGGCAAACAGACTAATGCTGAGTTGGCGCAAATCTTTGGCTGGTATGAAAGCATCGGTTTAGGAGTTGGCTTTGACCAAGAATTTAAAACCCACATCGAGCGCATCACTCCCGAAGAAACCTACGCCGCTGCCCAACGTCATTTTAAAAATCCTTATATCTCCGTGGTTGGCTCTAAGGATGCCCTTTCTCTCCTCGAAGACATTGAGCTATCGTAA
- the eno gene encoding phosphopyruvate hydratase, with translation MLDKSEAIIEAIDAREILDSRGRPTVEAEVRFASGAFGLAQVPSGASTGSFEACELRDEDKSRYGGKGVLKAVRNAKEKLAPELIGKDGLDQSAIDYAMIARDGSDNKSNIGANAILAISLATARAAAEELALPLYRYLGGPLANVLPVPLMNVINGGEHAANNVDFQEFMIVPVGAETFREALRWGAEVFATLSKVLDKKGLLTGVGDEGGFAPNLGSNEEALEILVDAIQEAGYEPGKQVALALDIAASEFYEDGKYTYDGSAHSREEFVDYLAEMVSKYPIVSIEDGLDEDDWEGWAALTAKIGDRVQLVGDDLFVTNKVRLQKGIEEKAGNAVLIKLNQIGTLTETLETIDLATRNQYQSVISHRSGETEDTTIADLAVATRAGQIKTGSLCRSERVAKYNRLLRIEDELGDRAVYAPKVGLGPQF, from the coding sequence ATGCTGGACAAATCCGAAGCAATTATCGAAGCAATTGACGCAAGAGAAATTTTAGACTCCAGAGGTCGCCCCACAGTAGAAGCAGAAGTACGTTTTGCAAGCGGCGCATTTGGTTTAGCGCAGGTTCCCAGTGGCGCATCGACAGGCAGCTTTGAAGCTTGTGAACTTAGGGATGAAGATAAAAGCCGCTACGGCGGCAAAGGTGTACTCAAGGCAGTACGTAACGCCAAGGAAAAACTTGCTCCAGAACTGATCGGCAAAGATGGTTTAGACCAAAGTGCCATTGATTACGCCATGATCGCCCGCGATGGTTCTGACAATAAATCTAATATCGGTGCTAATGCAATTTTGGCGATTTCCCTCGCCACGGCACGGGCTGCAGCGGAAGAGTTGGCCTTGCCGCTTTACCGTTATCTCGGTGGTCCCTTGGCGAATGTTTTGCCTGTGCCTTTAATGAACGTGATTAATGGTGGTGAGCATGCTGCGAATAATGTGGACTTCCAAGAATTTATGATTGTCCCTGTCGGTGCAGAGACCTTTAGAGAAGCGCTGCGTTGGGGGGCGGAGGTTTTTGCAACGCTCAGCAAGGTACTCGACAAAAAGGGTTTACTCACTGGTGTTGGTGATGAAGGTGGTTTTGCGCCCAACTTAGGCTCTAATGAAGAGGCGTTAGAAATTCTCGTTGATGCGATCCAAGAAGCGGGCTACGAGCCGGGTAAACAGGTGGCTTTAGCTTTAGATATTGCGGCGAGTGAATTTTACGAAGATGGTAAGTATACCTACGATGGCTCTGCCCACAGCCGCGAAGAGTTTGTTGATTATCTCGCGGAGATGGTTTCTAAGTATCCGATTGTTTCTATTGAGGACGGTCTGGATGAGGATGACTGGGAAGGTTGGGCTGCGCTGACGGCAAAGATCGGCGATCGCGTTCAGTTAGTAGGCGATGACTTGTTCGTAACCAATAAAGTTCGTCTACAAAAAGGGATTGAGGAAAAGGCTGGTAATGCGGTTTTGATTAAGCTCAACCAGATCGGTACCCTCACTGAAACTCTTGAGACCATCGATCTCGCTACTCGTAATCAGTATCAATCTGTAATCAGTCACCGTTCTGGTGAAACTGAAGATACAACGATCGCCGATCTTGCGGTTGCAACGCGTGCGGGTCAGATTAAAACTGGTTCTCTCTGCCGTAGTGAGCGGGTTGCGAAGTATAATCGTCTCCTCCGCATCGAAGATGAACTGGGCGATCGCGCTGTTTATGCCCCTAAGGTTGGTCTTGGCCCCCAATTCTAA
- a CDS encoding peptidoglycan-binding domain-containing protein — MFSRSSLLTAGLALTLAFGGLSNGAIAQIIRPELRSGSTGTAVRELQATLKLLNYYTGEVTGTYDEATVIAVYRFQKAAQLPETGVMDRLTWATLFPTEPPAAPITTTTTETTPTATEEPTETAETPDTTTAVAPSQRTAETLPLLREGMDGEAVTFLQQRLKAKGFFPGTIDGIFGPQTLQAVIAAQTALNLDGDGIVGRQTWTQLLK; from the coding sequence ATGTTTTCCCGTTCATCACTACTTACTGCCGGATTAGCCCTCACCCTTGCGTTTGGTGGTTTAAGTAATGGGGCGATCGCCCAGATCATCCGACCCGAACTGCGTAGCGGTAGCACTGGAACAGCAGTCAGAGAACTGCAAGCCACCCTAAAATTACTAAATTATTACACCGGCGAAGTCACCGGAACCTACGACGAAGCAACCGTCATTGCCGTTTATCGTTTCCAAAAAGCAGCCCAACTCCCCGAAACAGGCGTAATGGATCGCCTCACATGGGCGACCCTTTTCCCCACGGAACCACCTGCTGCTCCCATAACAACTACGACTACTGAAACAACACCGACAGCAACGGAAGAACCAACCGAAACCGCAGAGACCCCTGACACCACGACTGCTGTAGCTCCCAGTCAACGCACCGCCGAAACTCTGCCGCTCTTAAGGGAGGGAATGGATGGCGAAGCCGTCACATTTCTACAACAACGTTTGAAAGCAAAAGGCTTTTTTCCCGGTACAATCGACGGAATTTTTGGTCCCCAAACCTTACAAGCAGTAATCGCAGCCCAAACCGCCTTAAACCTTGACGGAGACGGTATTGTTGGTCGCCAAACTTGGACACAACTGCTCAAGTGA
- a CDS encoding DUF4327 family protein, translating into MIDSTLAFSNPFFLSLGQIRDEVKNLVEQNLVRRNQSLYCLCEFIPPREWSSVESELERCDYLLRDCIGDLLSAEKWEND; encoded by the coding sequence ATGATTGATTCTACTCTTGCATTTTCAAATCCCTTTTTTCTATCCCTTGGTCAAATTCGGGATGAAGTGAAAAATCTAGTTGAGCAAAATCTGGTTCGGCGAAACCAGTCTCTCTATTGTCTCTGTGAATTTATTCCGCCCCGTGAGTGGAGTAGCGTGGAGTCGGAGCTAGAAAGATGCGACTATTTACTGCGGGATTGTATCGGAGATTTATTAAGCGCGGAAAAATGGGAGAACGACTAG
- a CDS encoding heavy-metal-associated domain-containing protein — protein MSLKIKVPTIACEVCGNTITKAIESQQEDAQVSVDVTNKIVTVDTSATEAEIKSIIVESGHTPE, from the coding sequence ATGAGTCTTAAAATTAAAGTGCCGACGATCGCCTGCGAAGTTTGCGGCAACACGATTACTAAAGCTATCGAGTCCCAGCAAGAAGATGCGCAAGTTTCCGTTGATGTGACCAATAAAATCGTTACAGTAGACACTTCTGCTACGGAAGCTGAAATCAAGTCAATTATTGTTGAGTCAGGTCATACACCCGAATAG